From Bombyx mori chromosome 3, ASM3026992v2, the proteins below share one genomic window:
- the LOC692786 gene encoding glyceraldehyde-3-phosphate dehydrogenase (The RefSeq protein has 1 substitution compared to this genomic sequence), producing MSKIGINGFGRIGRLVLRASIEKGAQVVAINDPFIGLDYMVYLFKYDSTHGRFKGSVEVQDGFLVVNGNKIAVFSERDPKAIPWGKAGAEYVVESTGVFTTTDKASAHLEGGAKKVIISAPSADAPMFVVGVNLEAYDPSFKVISNASCTTNCLAPLAKVIHDNFEIVEGLMTTVHATTATQKTVDGPSGKLWRDGRGAQQNIIPASTGAAKAVGKVIPALNGKLTGMAFRVPVANVSVVDLTVRLGKPASYEAIKQKVKEAAEGPLKGILGYTEDQVVSSDFIGBSHSSIFDAAAGISLNDNFVKLISWYDNEYGYSSRVIDLIKYIQSKD from the coding sequence ATGTCAAAAATTGGAATCAATGGATTTGGCCGCATTGGCCGTTTGGTGCTCCGTGCTTCTATTGAAAAGGGAGCTCAAGTGGTCGCTATAAATGACCCTTTCATCGGTCTTGACTATATGGTTTATCTTTTCAAGTATGATTCCACCCATGGCCGTTTTAAGGGCAGTGTTGAGGTTCAGGATGGATTCCTTGTTGTTAACGGTAACAAAATTGCCGTTTTCTCAGAAAGGGACCCTAAGGCCATTCCATGGGGAAAAGCTGGGGCTGAATATGTTGTAGAGTCTACTGGTGTCTTTACCACTACAGATAAAGCATCTGCTCACTTGGAGGGAGGTgctaaaaaagttattatatcaGCTCCCAGTGCTGATGCCCCCATGTTTGTTGTGGGTGTTAACCTAGAAGCTTATGACCCCTCTTTTAAGGTCATCTCAAATGCTTCTTGCACCACAAACTGTCTTGCCCCACTTGCAAAGGTTATTCATGATAACTTTGAAATTGTTGAGGGCTTGATGACTACTGTTCATGCCACAACTGCTACACAGAAAACTGTTGATGGACCTTCTGGAAAATTATGGCGTGATGGCCGTGGTGCTCAACAAAACATCATTCCTGCCTCTACTGGTGCTGCCAAAGCTGTGGGTAAGGTTATCCCTGCTCTTAATGGCAAGCTGACTGGAATGGCATTCCGCGTCCCTGTTGCTAATGTATCTGTTGTTGATCTAACTGTTCGTCTTGGAAAACCTGCAAGCTATGAAGCCATCAAGCAAAAGGTCAAGGAGGCAGCTGAAGGTCCTTTGAAGGGCATTCTCGGGTATACTGAAGATCAAGTTGTGTCCTCAGACTTCATTGGTGATTCACACTCTTCAATCTTTGATGCTGCCGCTGGAATTTCTTTGAATGACAACTTTGTGAAGCTGATCAGTTGGTACGACAATGAATATGGTTATTCCAGCAGAGTCATTGATCTCATCAAGTACATTCAATCTAAAGATTAA
- the LOC692786 gene encoding glyceraldehyde-3-phosphate dehydrogenase isoform X1, with translation MSKIGINGFGRIGRLVLRASIEKGAQVVAINDPFIGLDYMVYLFKYDSTHGRFKGSVEVQDGFLVVNGNKIAVFSERDPKAIPWGKAGAEYVVESTGVFTTTDKASAHLEGGAKKVIISAPSADAPMFVVGVNLEAYDPSFKVISNASCTTNCLAPLAKVIHDNFEIVEGLMTTVHATTATQKTVDGPSGKLWRDGRGAQQNIIPASTGAAKAVGKVIPALNGKLTGMAFRVPVANVSVVDLTVRLGKPASYEAIKQKVKEAAEGPLKGILGYTEDQVVSSDFIGDSHSSIFDAAAGISLNDNFVKLISWYDNEYGYSSRVIDLIKYIQSKD, from the coding sequence ATGTCAAAAATTGGAATCAATGGATTTGGCCGCATTGGCCGTTTGGTGCTCCGTGCTTCTATTGAAAAGGGAGCTCAAGTGGTCGCTATAAATGACCCTTTCATCGGTCTTGACTATATGGTTTATCTTTTCAAGTATGATTCCACCCATGGCCGTTTTAAGGGCAGTGTTGAGGTTCAGGATGGATTCCTTGTTGTTAACGGTAACAAAATTGCCGTTTTCTCAGAAAGGGACCCTAAGGCCATTCCATGGGGAAAAGCTGGGGCTGAATATGTTGTAGAGTCTACTGGTGTCTTTACCACTACAGATAAAGCATCTGCTCACTTGGAGGGAGGTgctaaaaaagttattatatcaGCTCCCAGTGCTGATGCCCCCATGTTTGTTGTGGGTGTTAACCTAGAAGCTTATGACCCCTCTTTTAAGGTCATCTCAAATGCTTCTTGCACCACAAACTGTCTTGCCCCACTTGCAAAGGTTATTCATGATAACTTTGAAATTGTTGAGGGCTTGATGACTACTGTTCATGCCACAACTGCTACACAGAAAACTGTTGATGGACCTTCTGGAAAATTATGGCGTGATGGCCGTGGTGCTCAACAAAACATCATTCCTGCCTCTACTGGTGCTGCCAAAGCTGTGGGTAAGGTTATCCCTGCTCTTAATGGCAAGCTGACTGGAATGGCATTCCGCGTCCCTGTTGCTAATGTATCTGTTGTTGATCTAACTGTTCGTCTTGGAAAACCTGCAAGCTATGAAGCCATCAAGCAAAAGGTCAAGGAGGCAGCTGAAGGTCCTTTGAAGGGCATTCTCGGGTATACTGAAGATCAAGTTGTGTCCTCAGACTTCATTGGTGATTCACACTCTTCAATCTTTGATGCTGCCGCTGGAATTTCTTTGAATGACAACTTTGTGAAGCTGATCAGTTGGTACGACAATGAATATGGTTATTCCAGCAGAGTCATTGATCTCATCAAGTACATTCAATCTAAAGATTAA
- the LOC101740189 gene encoding ralBP1-associated Eps domain-containing protein 1, which produces MEDLNLTETETRYFGDLFLCCDEESNGKIPILKATELFRSSNISNDILKQIMDISVSPNNCATLNHMNRKQFYSALKLIAAHQTNIALKPDLLSTPIDLPLPRFTWALNSEANSDLIQLSNSPKEHHISKRERNFVGNISAYEPIRLSSNLSDSDVPQTLSHDGNEALSTDSEIESETMSQRSGSRGRRVKTGSPWSTASESPTPTNSVAERVHPVWEHSATGRGVWPTNTAEEHTRLLGTEEESSDRHSSEEDGEGDTCNDIWSISEAQAHHYASQFSQLRPERGLLSGQTARLFFEKSRLPVPDLRKIWQLSDIDKDGMLSLEEFSIAMHLIVLRRNNIPVPEMLPPPLVPKVDSRFSQRVVTTDLVDLGAEMFGSGTSADFNFAPKSDSGADPYDAKTSRRPEERHPSASPPKADAQPNKEWTKFVDSPTSSVSSPGPKPVNFDFQRAAVERDPKIFHPVALRVTPEASAGDGDSRASASPRRDDVALAFELASPKRPAETNASAADTRPVQRPQPRKPVKGTGALPPPPTREPIAAADEGPASLQPLPRKEPPPPPPPRPLRNHARSSSLDLTRLKGAPPQPPPRDPPADVPPEYEAEGFGYNREDAARSQGAFEVYRRASREPSADTEPDVKALQEQNAVLHRVCRALIAELADVQRDRELLRVRLHPRSPPL; this is translated from the exons atggagGATCTCAACTTGACAGAAACCGAAACAAGATATTTCGgtgatttgtttttatgttgtGATGAAGAATCTAATGGGAAAATACCAATTTTAAAAGCAACAGAACTATTTAGATCGTCGAACATATCCAATGATATTCTGAAAcag ATCATGGATATAAGCGTGTCTCCTAACAACTGTGCAACATTAAATCATATGAACAGGAAGCAATTTTACTCAGCACTTAAATTAATAGCTGCACATCAAACTAACATAGCACTTAAACCTGATCTTTTATCAACTCCTATTGATCTTCCACTGCCGAGGTTCACGTGGGCACTTAACTCAGAAGCTAATTCTGATTTAATACAGCTATCTAATTCTCCTAAAGAGCATCACATATCAAAACGTGAAAGAAATTTTGTTGGAAATATTAGTGCTTATGAACCAATAAGACTATCTTCTAATCTGTCTGATAGTGATGTTCCGCAGACATTGTCTCATGATGGGAATGAAGCACTCAGTACTGATTCTGAAATTGAGTCGGAAACAATGTCACAAAGATCTGGATCGCGTGGT CGGAGAGTGAAAACTGGGTCACCCTGGAGCACAGCGAGTGAAAGCCCAACCCCAACCAACAGCGTTGCCGAAAGAGTACACCCAGTTTGGGAACATAGTGCCACCGGTCGAGGAGTTTGGCCTACAAATACAGCTGAAGAACACACAAGACTTTTAG gCACAGAAGAAGAATCGTCCGATCGTCATTCATCTGAAGAGGATGGCGAGGGAGATACTTGCAATGACATCTGGTCTATCAGTGAGGCGCAGGCGCATCACTACGCGTCACAATTCTCACAATTGCGACCCGAACGAGGACTTCTGTCCGGACAAACTGCAAG GCTATTTTTCGAGAAATCAAGACTTCCCGTACCCGATTTAAGAAAAATTTGGCAACTATCCGACATCGATAAAGATGGAATGCTTTCATTAGAGGAGTTCAGCATAGCCATGCATCTCATTGTATTGCGGCGGAACAATATTCCGGTACCGGAGATGCTACCCCCACCGCTCGTACCAAAGGTCGATTCGCGCTTCTCACAACGCGTCGTCACTACCGACCTCGTTGACCTCGGCGCCGAGATGTTCGGCTCGGGGACTTCAGCAGACTTCAATTTCGCACCGAAATCGGACAGTGGCGCTGATCCGTACGATGCCAAAACGAGTCGCCGGCCTGAGGAGCGCCATCCGTCGGCTTCGCCTCCAAAGGCGGACGCGCAGCCGAACAAAGAGTGGACGAAGTTCGTCGACTCTCCTACATCCAGCGTTTCGAGTCCCGGTCCGAAACCAGTGAACTTTGACTTCCAGCGCGCCGCCGTCGAACGAGATCCGAAAATTTTTCATCCGGTCGCGCTGCGGGTTACACCAGAAGCTTCAGCCGGCGACGGGGACTCCCGCGCCTCCGCCTCCCCGCGGCGGGACGACGTTGCACTCGCTTTTGAGCTCGCCAGCCCCAAGCGTCCTGCCGAAACAAACGCTTCCGCCGCCGATACCCGACCTGTGCAGAGACCCCAACCACGAAAACCAGTGAAAGGGACGGGAGCTCTGCCCCCTCCTCCGACTCGCGAACCTATCGCCGCAGCAGACGAGGGGCCCGCTTCGTTGCAACCGTTGCCACGCAAAGAACCGccaccaccgccgccgccgcgtccGCTCCGCAACCACGCACGCTCTAGTTCGCTGGACCTCACGCGTCTCAAGGGTGCACCTCCGCAGCCGCCGCCGAGGGACCCGCCCGCCGACGTACCGCCCGAGTACGAAGCCGAGGGGTTCGGGTACAATCGGGAGGACGCGGCGCGTTCCCAGGGTGCCTTCGAGGTTTACCGGCGTGCCTCTCGTGAGCCCTCTGCGGACACGGAGCCGGATGTGAAGGCGCTGCAGGAGCAGAACGCCGTGTTGCACCGCGTGTGCCGCGCGCTCATTGCCGAGCTGGCGGACGTGCAAAGGGACCGCGAGCTATTAAGGGTGCGTCTCCACCCACGCTCCCCACCGCTCTAG